The genomic DNA GAGAGCCTAAGCCAACCTCTTCAAGAGCCTGCTTCGCTCTTTTTCTGCGCTCAGCCTTAGAAACACCCGAAAGAGAAAGCGCAAGCTCAACATTTTGCAAAACGGATTGATGAGGAATAAGGTTATAGCTTTGGAAAACGAAGCCGACAGAATGGTTTCTGTAAGCGTCCCAATCTCTGTCCTTGAAATCCTTTGTGGATTTCCCGTTGATAACCAAATCTCCGCTTGTATATTGGTCAAGACCGCCTACAAGGTTTAAAAGAGTTGTTTTTCCACAGCCCGACTGTCCCAAAATAGATACAAATTCGCTCTCACGAAACTGCAAATCTATTCCTTTAAGGGCGTTTACAACCTCTCCCCCGGTATAATAATCCTTTTTTATTGCTTTAAGCTCTAACATATATTTCAATCCCTTCCAGAATGTATCTAATTATCATATAATATAAATGTTAAAAAACTTTTAAAAAATCAAGAATATTTGAAATTATATTATACCCTTTTTTTTACAGTATGTCCATACAAAAAATAAATTCCACATAATATATATATTATACAAAACGGGAAATAATAAAAAATAAAAAAATATCGAATAAAAAAAGTGTTGACAAAGGAGTTTTTCTTTGCTATACTGTTATGGCAGTTTAAAAAAGACGCATATGAATCATTAGCTCAGTAGGTAGAGCACATGACTTTTAATCATGGTGTCCGGGGTTCGACTCCCCGATGGTTCACCAAAAAAAGAAAGGTTCACAAAGTGGACCTTTCTTTTTTTAACTAAGTGTGCCTTATGGCACGTTAAGCACACCTTCGGTGCGTGAAGTGATGCTTCGCATCGTGAAGTGCCTGCGGGCGTGGGGAGCACACTTAACTTCACTTTGTGCTAAAGCACAATACTTCATTATGCCGTAGGAATAACTTCACTTGGCAAAGCCAAACTTCACAGAGTACAAGCTCATTGATTCTGCTTGTACCGATATTCATGTTATGCTCATCTCTTCTCTCAACACCGCAAAGGAAAAGGACAAATAAAAACAGGGTTAAATCCGTTCTCATAAGAGGGCGTACTCTAATTTGTTAATAGAGAATTATTTGATTTCTTGCTCAAGCGTTTTAAATGTTTCGGTGTTGAAAAAGTCATAAAGGGATATTTCTAAGCCGTCACATAATTTCTTAAGTGTAACAACACCTGCGTTTTTGCTACCGCCGTTAATTATATTCTTTAATGTTGAGGGCGGAACGGCTGAAAGTCTTGCAAGTGCATTTACCGATAATCTTTTTTCCTCACATAGCTCTAATAATCTATTTGCTATGGCTTTTCTTGTATCCATAATATCACTTTTTACACTCCTTTATAATTTAACTTTATATATTTGCTCTTAGTTTTCAATAAGCTTTCGCTTGTTTTTTCTTATGAATATTCATTGAGCTTGTTTTATGGTTGAGGGAAACAAGAGAACAAAATAATCTTATGCTAAACAAAATTCAGTATAAAGCTATTGTTAATTTCTGTCTTTTTTATGATAATCATTCAGCACTGCTTCTACCTGCGCAATAAGATCTTCCTTGTTTGGTATGCAATAAGTGTATTTTGAAGCAAAGATATTGTTTGAAAGTCCGCCTAAAGCATATTCGGCAGCCACGCTATCCTTATCTGTGCAAAGAATAATTCCGATAGGCTTATTATCGTCAGTGTCATTTACTTCCTGCTCGTAATAATTAAGATACATATTAAGTTGTCCAACTGCCTCAGGTAAAAGTTTTATAGTTTTTAATTCAATTAGAACATAGGCGCGAAGAATTTTGTTATAGAAAACCATATCCACATAATAGTGAGTATTATTAAGGGTTACTCTCTGCTGAGTGCCTACAAACATAAATCCTCTGCCGAGCTCGAGTAAAAACTTTTCAATTTGGTTTACCAGTGCTTTTTCAAGATCGCTCTCTAACATAGGTTTATTTTCAGGTAAACCTAAAAACTCAAACACGTAGGGGTCTTTAATTATATCTTTCGGGGTATTGATTTCAATGCCTTTTTGAGCAAGTGAGAAAACAGTCTCTTTATTAGTTTTACCTTCCGAGAGTAATACTCGCTCATACAGAGAAGTTGCAATTTGCCTTTTCAATTCTCTGACAGACCAGTTTGAATTTACACATTCTTTTTCATAAAAACTGCGTTTATCTCCATCGGAAATTGAAAGCAATTCGCAGTAATGTGACCAGCTCAATTTAACAGACGCTGTCTGTTGAATTTGATAATTTTGATAAAATCGCCGCATAAATTGAATGTTGGAAACAGAAAAGCCTTTTCCAAATTCACGTGTTAATACTTTCGATAACTCTTTTAAGGTTTGTTTTCCGTACTCGGCACGTTCGTTATTGCCTTGTTCGTGTTCGACAATGATTTTTCCGATATTCCAATATGCCGTTAAAAGTTCAGAGTTTACCTGCTGAGCAACATTAAACCGTGCAGTTTGTAAAACTTCTTTAATTTCACTAATCATAGTATTAGTATTTACCAATTCACCCATAAAAAATCTCCTTAAAGGACTTTTATAATTTAACTTTATCATATTTGCCCTTAGTTTTCAATAAGCTTTCACTTATTTTTTTCTTATGAATAAAATATATATGAAAGGGTGATGGAAATGAATCCGGGCATATATATTGCGTTAGGTCTGGGAATTGTTGTTGTCGGCGCATTGGTTTTTTTGCTTTTTGTAAATTTCAAGGGTGAAAAAATAACGGAGATACAGCTTTTTGCAACTGTTGACAAAGAAAGCTCCCACTATGCCGAATATATAATAAAAGAGCTTATATATAATTCAAAAATGCTTTACAGTAAAGGAATACAGGCGCAGATATACATAATTTGCGACGGGCAGGACAGCGAAACTTTTGAAATGGTGAACATTCTGAAGGAAAGAGAGCAAAATCTTCATATTATAAAAAAGAGCTTGTAATTATCGGCTGAAAATAATATAATATTTTATATAAATCAAACCAAAAGAGGACGAAAAAATGAAACGAAATCTTGCGATAGTGCTGATTATAGTGATTTCGGTTGCTTTTGCACTTCCCTGTTTTGCGACAGATGAGGTTGTTATTACAACAACCGCCGAAAGAAGTGAGCTGAGAGAGGGCGAAAGGGTTACTGTTGTCTGCGGAATAAAAAGCCCTGTAGGTATGGGCGGCTTTCAGTTTGATGTGTATTTTGACAACACCCGTCTTAAACTTGTAAACGTTACAGCCAACAAAGCTTCAAGTGACAAAGGCTCTCTTGATATCGGTCATGCAGAGGATTATACAACCATTAACCGTAACGGCTATGTCAGACTGATTTATATATACGGCGGCTCAGGTGCGATGCTTAAAAAGGATGACCTTTTAGTTATGGAGTTTGAGGTTTTGGATAACTGCAGCTCGGGTACTGCATATATAACTCCTGAAAATATTACCGTAGGCGATAAAAATGCCGATAGAATGAATGCTTCCGCAAGCTCGGCAACTATTAAAATAATCGGCACAGCAGACCATTTTCCCAGTGCTGAAGCTACTTGTACACAGGCGCAAAGCTGTACTGTCTGCGGAATAGTGCTTAAGAACGCTCTCGGTCATAATTACAACGAGGAATTTACCGTTGATAAAGAAGCAACGCACACTGAGGAGGGAAGCAAATTCCGCCATTGTTCTGCTTGCGGTGACAAAACAGAAATTACAGTAATTCCCGTTATCAAATGCGATATTGATAATGACGGCGAAACAGACATCAAAGAGCTTGTTAAGCTAAGCGAAATTTTAACGAGAAAAAATAAAACAGATGAAGCTGAAAAAGCTATTTTTGATATGAACGATGACGGAATTATTGATATCAGAGATTTATTGACACTTAAAGACAAGGTAAAATAAGAGCTAAAATCCGAGATTTACTTTAAATGTAAGTCTTGGATTTTTTATCTTTTAAAAAAAACACTTGTTTTTATTGAAAATTTATAATATAATAAAATCGTATTTTTGTAATATGAGATTTTATACCCTATATATAATGAAAAGAGGACGAAAAATGAAAAAGCTTTTTGCGCTGTTTTTGACATTTGTCATTATGGCGGCATTTGCAGTACCTTGTTTTGCGGCAGATGAAGTTGTTAAAATTACAACAACAGCCGAAAAAACTCAGCTTAAAGAGGGTGATAAGGTAACAGTTACCTGCGGAATAAAAAGCCCTGTAGGTATGGGCGGCTTTCAGTTTGATGTAAGCTTTGACAATTCCCGACTTAAGCTTGTAAAGGCTACTGCCAACAAATCTTCAAACGACAAGGGCTCTCTTGATATCGGCCATGCGGACGATTATGTAACTCTTAACAAAAACGGTTACATCAGAATAATTTACATATACGGCGGCACAGGCGCTATGCTTAAAAAGGACAATCTTTTGGTTATGGAGTTTGAGGTTCTGGATAAGTGCAAGTCAGGTACTGCAATTATCAATCCCCGAAACATTACTGTAGGCGATAAAAGCGCTAAGGAAATGACAACCTCCAAAAACTCTGCCGCTATTCAGATTACAGGAACATTGACAGAAACATCTTCAAGCTCAAACGTTTCTTCTGATAATTCAAGCTCAAATATCTCTTCAAGCACCACAAGCTCAGACGTTTCTTCTGATGCTGCAAGCTCAGGTACATCCTCTGATGCTACAGACTCACAGCCCACATCTCAGCCTGCAAGCTCACAGCCTGATTCAACAAGCACCCCTACAGCCTCTGCTCCTGCTGTAAAAACAGGCGGAAAGGGACTTGCACAGCTTATTATTGAGGGTATAGATTTTGAATTTAAGTCTGACAAGACAGATTATGAAATAACAACCGACAAAACAAGCCTTGAAATTACAGGAATACCTGTAGACGAAGATGCATCTGTTATAATTGAAGGTGCTGACAATCTCAAGGACGGTAAAAACAAGATTACTATTACTGTTACAGACAGTAACGGCAAAACAAAGCAATACAATATTACAGCAAATAAAAATGTCAATACAATGCTTCCTATTATAATAATAGCAGCTGTAGCTGCAGCAGTGATTGTTGCTGTAGCTGTAGTATTGATAATAATTAAGAAAAAAAGAAAATAAATTGTATTTAAAAAACAATTTATATATAAAAATTTTTAG from Oscillospiraceae bacterium includes the following:
- a CDS encoding helix-turn-helix transcriptional regulator; the protein is MDTRKAIANRLLELCEEKRLSVNALARLSAVPPSTLKNIINGGSKNAGVVTLKKLCDGLEISLYDFFNTETFKTLEQEIK
- a CDS encoding DUF1016 domain-containing protein, whose amino-acid sequence is MGELVNTNTMISEIKEVLQTARFNVAQQVNSELLTAYWNIGKIIVEHEQGNNERAEYGKQTLKELSKVLTREFGKGFSVSNIQFMRRFYQNYQIQQTASVKLSWSHYCELLSISDGDKRSFYEKECVNSNWSVRELKRQIATSLYERVLLSEGKTNKETVFSLAQKGIEINTPKDIIKDPYVFEFLGLPENKPMLESDLEKALVNQIEKFLLELGRGFMFVGTQQRVTLNNTHYYVDMVFYNKILRAYVLIELKTIKLLPEAVGQLNMYLNYYEQEVNDTDDNKPIGIILCTDKDSVAAEYALGGLSNNIFASKYTYCIPNKEDLIAQVEAVLNDYHKKDRN